One Pseudoalteromonas espejiana DSM 9414 DNA window includes the following coding sequences:
- a CDS encoding DUF4019 domain-containing protein, whose translation MKTIFVILSLFISTEVLAQNTKNMPAAINWLQLIDAGEYTKSWQQADVLFKSQLSKTNWRDALNSVRAPLGKVVSRSQISAQDYSSLPGAPKGEYLIVQFKTQFIAATPSIETLTLSKSSGQWRAVGYFIK comes from the coding sequence ATGAAAACCATATTTGTAATATTGAGTTTGTTTATTAGTACTGAAGTATTGGCACAAAATACTAAAAATATGCCAGCGGCTATAAACTGGTTGCAGCTAATAGATGCGGGCGAATATACAAAAAGCTGGCAGCAAGCTGATGTATTATTTAAATCGCAACTGAGTAAAACTAATTGGCGTGACGCACTTAACTCAGTGCGTGCGCCATTGGGAAAAGTGGTTTCTCGCAGCCAAATTAGCGCGCAAGATTACTCTTCTTTACCTGGAGCCCCAAAAGGGGAGTACCTGATTGTGCAGTTTAAAACACAGTTTATTGCTGCAACCCCCTCCATAGAAACCCTCACACTAAGTAAAAGTAGCGGCCAGTGGCGCGCTGTGGGCTATTTTATTAAATAA
- a CDS encoding LysR family transcriptional regulator, whose translation MSYFVQLRTFVEVYRCRNISRAAKNLGLSQPAATAHIQTMESVVGKSLFERRHRGVEPSNAAHDLAGQVANHLDAIEQKVASVRTRSSDVSGTITLAGPAEYISYVASAQLANLLQAGNVDVVVLPGNREQIYSALDTGVADMAITASLPDNKIYDYEVLDSEELVLVAHRLLAQSLEGQTITPALLNTLPVVSYDSQLPLIRQYFDTVFKQSCTSKIIARCPDIRALAGIVRTGVGYTVLPDYLCHDDIQSGRLIKLGPQGPENNLYLAWRKGALAHPRLNYARDVLMAFSNINKYAK comes from the coding sequence ATGTCTTACTTTGTTCAACTACGCACCTTTGTTGAAGTTTACCGCTGTAGAAATATTTCTCGTGCAGCTAAAAATTTAGGATTATCGCAACCTGCAGCCACCGCACATATACAAACTATGGAGTCGGTGGTTGGTAAGTCTTTGTTTGAACGCCGCCATCGGGGTGTAGAACCAAGTAATGCAGCCCACGATTTAGCAGGCCAAGTGGCTAACCACCTTGATGCCATAGAACAAAAAGTGGCTTCTGTACGTACTCGCTCAAGCGATGTAAGCGGTACAATTACACTTGCAGGGCCGGCTGAATATATAAGCTATGTGGCTTCTGCGCAATTGGCTAACTTATTACAAGCGGGCAATGTGGATGTAGTGGTACTGCCTGGCAATCGCGAACAAATTTATTCTGCGCTCGACACCGGCGTTGCCGATATGGCTATTACAGCTTCCCTGCCCGATAACAAAATTTACGATTATGAAGTACTCGACAGCGAAGAACTTGTACTGGTGGCGCACCGTTTATTAGCGCAAAGTTTAGAGGGTCAAACCATTACACCAGCACTTTTAAATACGTTGCCAGTGGTTAGTTACGACAGTCAATTACCGCTTATTCGCCAGTATTTTGATACCGTATTTAAACAAAGCTGTACGTCAAAAATAATCGCCCGCTGCCCCGACATACGTGCCTTGGCTGGCATTGTTAGAACAGGCGTTGGCTACACTGTGCTGCCGGATTATTTATGTCACGACGATATTCAATCAGGAAGGTTAATTAAGTTAGGCCCACAAGGCCCTGAAAACAATTTATATTTGGCGTGGCGTAAAGGCGCTTTAGCTCACCCTAGGCTTAATTATGCGCGCGATGTGCTTATGGCTTTTTCTAATATTAATAAATACGCAAAATAA